Genomic window (Synechococcales cyanobacterium T60_A2020_003):
CTGCTGCACAAGATTTGGGGAACGGATGGCGATCGCCCCATTACCAAAGCAGAGCAGTATCTCCGGTCGTATCAGCGGGATCATGGCGGCTGGGAACTATTCTATGGTGATGGCGGCGATCTCAGTACCTCGGTTGAAGCGTACATGGCGTTGCGAGTATTGGGGGTTCCGGCGAACGATCCGGCATTGTTGAAGGCCAAAGACTTTATCCTCAGTCGTGGCGGCATTAGCAAAACCCGCATCTTTACGAAACTCCACCTGGCCTTAATTGGGTGCTACGACTGGCGAGGACTCCCCTCCATTCCCGCCTGGGTCATGCTATTGAAACATCCCTTTCCCTTTACGATCTACGAATTGTCAAGTTGGGCACGGGGCAGCACGGTTCCGCTCCTGATCGTGTTTGATCAAAAGCCTGTTTATCCGATCGAGCCTGCGGTTAACCTTGATGAACTCTACGCCGAGGGGATTAACAATGTCCGCTGGGAATTGCCCAAAGCCGGAGATTGGAGTGATCTCTTTGTGTGGCTAGACGGGGTGTTCAAGGGGGCAGAGTCGTTGAACCTGGTTCCGTTTCGTGAAGAGGGACTCCGTGAAGCAGAACGGTGGGTACTGGAACGACAAGAGGTCACGGGGGATTGGGGTGGCATTATTCCGGCGATGCTCAATTCTATGCTGGCGTTGCGGGTGTTGGGCTATGACGTCAACGATCCGATTGTGCAACGAGGTCTACGCGCTATCGATAACTTTGCCGTAGAAACCGACGATACCTACTGGGTACAAGCCTGTGTGTCTCCGGTTTGGGATACGGCTCTCAGTATGCGATCGCTGACGGATTCGGGTTTGGCTCCCGATCATCCAACCCTAGTCAGGGCGGGGCAGTGGCTCTTAGAGAAACAGATCCTCGACTATGGGGATTGGATCGTTAAAAACCCTAAGGGTAAACCGGGGGGATGGGCATTCGAGTTTGATAACCGCTTCTATCCCGACGTAGACGATACGGCTGTCGTGGCGATGGCGTTGCAGGATGTGCAGCTTCCCAATGAGCTATTGAAACGAGAGGCGATCGCCCGTGCGGTACGGTGGATCGCCACGATGCAGTGCAAAACCGGGGGATGGGCAGCGTTTGATATCAACAATGATCAGGAATGGCTGAATGCGATTCCCTACGGGGATTTGAAAGCGATGATTGATCCCAGCACTGCCGACATTACCGGGCGGGTGTTGGAGATGCACGGTCGTCTATCGCGAGATTCGCAACTGATGGCACGCTATGCCGACGATCTCACCCCCCAACGATTAGAACGGGGACTCACCTATCTCCTCCAAGAACAGGAAACCGATGGCAGTTGGTTTGGTCGTTGGGGCGTGAACTATATCTACGGGACGAGTGAAGCCCTGGCCGCTTTGACCCTTGTTGCACCGGAACGCTGCCGAAGCCAAATTGAACGGGCGATCGCCTGGTTGGTGAGCTGTCAAAATCCAGATGGGGGCTGGGGTGAAACTTGCCGCAGCTATAACGATCCACGACTCAAAGGGAAGGGGGTTAGTACTCCCTCTCAGACGGCGTGGGCGTTGCTGGGACTGATTGATGCGGCCTTTTGTGCCGATGCCGCCGCGAAACAAGCGATGCAGCGAGGGGTGCAATATCTTTTAGAGACCCAGACCGCTGAGGGAACCTGGGAAGAACAGGAATTTACTGGAACGGGCTTCCCGTGCCATTTCTATATTCGCTATCATCTTTATCGTCATCATTTTCCGCTGATGGCGTTGGGGCGATATCGGACAATCTCTGATGCTGAGAAGACTCATTCAACAAGAGGCGCGTGATATGAAAATTGGATCTGAGGCTCACAAGCAGTTATTTTGCAACAGCTTTCTGGAAAGTCATCGACTCTAT
Coding sequences:
- the shc gene encoding squalene--hopene cyclase yields the protein LLHKIWGTDGDRPITKAEQYLRSYQRDHGGWELFYGDGGDLSTSVEAYMALRVLGVPANDPALLKAKDFILSRGGISKTRIFTKLHLALIGCYDWRGLPSIPAWVMLLKHPFPFTIYELSSWARGSTVPLLIVFDQKPVYPIEPAVNLDELYAEGINNVRWELPKAGDWSDLFVWLDGVFKGAESLNLVPFREEGLREAERWVLERQEVTGDWGGIIPAMLNSMLALRVLGYDVNDPIVQRGLRAIDNFAVETDDTYWVQACVSPVWDTALSMRSLTDSGLAPDHPTLVRAGQWLLEKQILDYGDWIVKNPKGKPGGWAFEFDNRFYPDVDDTAVVAMALQDVQLPNELLKREAIARAVRWIATMQCKTGGWAAFDINNDQEWLNAIPYGDLKAMIDPSTADITGRVLEMHGRLSRDSQLMARYADDLTPQRLERGLTYLLQEQETDGSWFGRWGVNYIYGTSEALAALTLVAPERCRSQIERAIAWLVSCQNPDGGWGETCRSYNDPRLKGKGVSTPSQTAWALLGLIDAAFCADAAAKQAMQRGVQYLLETQTAEGTWEEQEFTGTGFPCHFYIRYHLYRHHFPLMALGRYRTISDAEKTHSTRGA